The Halorientalis sp. IM1011 genome window below encodes:
- a CDS encoding restriction endonuclease: MSGTVDLRTYLQSIDPYDFEKLVAAVWNESGFETDVQSKSNDRGIDVVARKRNPIEQIQFIQVKRYSDGNKVGSEEVRKYATLYQQSDAVDVVVIVTTSEFTTQAERLANDLDMKTVDGYQLCRMIQETGVLSDLMADEGESQEQEFDWENPQNVRDGPVEEKELSEAGTNTNKQIPNKQTESGEDGSSKSLTIYLVVFVLQMFFLVLAFSMINKGVEWLVGLSFFVAMTLSGKLIKMRFVD, from the coding sequence AACCTATCTTCAGTCTATCGATCCATACGATTTCGAGAAGTTGGTCGCGGCAGTCTGGAATGAATCTGGATTCGAGACTGATGTACAGAGCAAAAGTAATGATCGGGGGATCGACGTTGTCGCCAGGAAGCGCAATCCCATCGAACAGATACAATTCATCCAGGTGAAACGATACTCTGATGGAAACAAAGTTGGGAGCGAGGAAGTTCGGAAGTATGCTACTCTCTACCAACAGTCTGACGCAGTAGATGTTGTTGTGATTGTGACGACGAGCGAGTTTACGACACAGGCAGAACGCCTCGCCAACGATCTTGACATGAAGACTGTCGACGGCTATCAACTGTGTCGGATGATACAGGAGACTGGTGTGCTATCCGATCTGATGGCGGACGAGGGGGAGTCACAGGAGCAGGAATTTGACTGGGAAAACCCTCAAAATGTACGGGATGGACCAGTTGAGGAAAAAGAGTTGAGCGAGGCAGGAACAAACACAAACAAGCAAATACCTAATAAGCAGACAGAGTCTGGAGAAGATGGGTCGTCGAAAAGTCTCACAATTTATTTAGTGGTATTTGTTTTGCAGATGTTCTTTCTGGTTCTTGCATTTTCTATGATCAACAAGGGTGTAGAGTGGTTGGTGGGTCTTTCATTTTTTGTGGCAATGACACTTTCTGGCAAACTTATAAAAATGAGATTTGTCGATTGA